The window CGTCGACCCAGTCGTCCCAGCCCAGCGCCCGGCAGAGCCGTTGCCACTGGTGGTCCTCCAGCAGCGCGATGACCACCCGGCCGCCGTCGGCGGCCCGCAGGGTGCCGTAGGTGGGTTCCGGGCCCGGCTCCAGCGCGGACGGTTTTGCCCGCGCCCAGGCGACGGCGGCGTCCAGCATGCTCAGGTCCAGGTAGCATCCCTGACCGGCGTGCCAGGCGGCGGTGATGGCCAGCGCGGCGGAGGTGGCGGTGGCCAGGTCCACCCAAGGCACGCCGATCCGGGTGACCTCCGACCCGCCGCCGAGGATGCCGGCCATCGCCTGCAGCGAGATGTCGTGGGTGGGATGTGCGGCCAGCGGGCCGGTCCGGCCCATGCCGCTGATCGAGCAGTACACCAGCGACGGCCGGATCCGCTGCAGCGTGGGATGGTCGCAGCCGAGTCGCTCGGTCACCCCGGGCCGGAAGCCCTCGACCAGCACGTCGTGCTCACGGACCAGCTCGTACAGCCGCTCCCGGTCCGGATCGGACTTGAG is drawn from Nakamurella alba and contains these coding sequences:
- a CDS encoding CaiB/BaiF CoA transferase family protein — its product is MSAPLQGMRVLDLSQQLPGPYATLLLAGLGADVTKVEPPAGDASRQLDPQMFAGVNAGKSSVVLDLKSDPDRERLYELVREHDVLVEGFRPGVTERLGCDHPTLQRIRPSLVYCSISGMGRTGPLAAHPTHDISLQAMAGILGGGSEVTRIGVPWVDLATATSAALAITAAWHAGQGCYLDLSMLDAAVAWARAKPSALEPGPEPTYGTLRAADGGRVVIALLEDHQWQRLCRALGWDDWVDDDDLARYTDRRRHGSRIRARLDESVGRLTVPEIVVLAKDFDLSIGPADAADDPASQQQIALRFPGEQSLPLPAALLRPLGPAPALDQHSTGG